The genomic stretch CATCCTTCTAATGCTTTGGCTGGATCTGTTGTTATCTTTCCATCTTTATCTACTGCACAACCTTCTGGAATCTTTATATTTTTTCTTAATGCCTCTAAAATTTTACCTCTTGCTATTGATGCAGTAGCCATATCTAATGAAAATTTATATTTATTTCCTTTAAATGCAATTGCTATAGGATTTGTTCCTAAAATTTTCTCTTTTCCACCAAAAGGAGCCATTGCTGGTTCTGTATTTGTTATAGTTATCCCAATCATATCTTGATTCATAGCTAACTCTGAATAATAGCCAGCAATTCCAAAATGATTAGCATTTTTTGTTGCTACTACTCCAACTCCAACATTTTTTGCTTTTTCTATAGCTAATTCCATAGCTTTTTTACCTACTACTTGTCCTAATCCAAAATCTCCATCTACAACTGCCGTAGATGGACTTTCTTTAATTATTTTAATATTAGGCTTTGGATTTATGTTTCCCAACTTTAAAGCAGTTATATACTGTGGAAACCTCCCAATTCCGTGAGATGTAAATCCTTTTAAATCTGCATCAACAAAAACATCTGCAGTTATTTTAGCATCTTCTTCTGGAACTCCAAATTTTTTTAAAATATCAATTATTAGTTTTCTTTCATTTTCTGGTTTTAAGATTACCATTTTTATCCCTCAAAATTTTTATAATTTTTATGGTTTTACAAAATCCATCTTGTAATAGACAATATCCCCATCTGCATCTACTATTGCTATGAGAAGTTTTTTTCTAACTGAATGGGCAACTCTAACAAATCCAGTTAGTTCATTTAATAGTATGGAAGAATCTTCAGTAAAAACTTTAACTAAATAAACTGAATGCTCTTTTTCAATATTTGCTCCCTTTTCATAGAGTCTAAAATCTGCTCCATACTTTAAGCCAGTTTTTACAATATAACCCCTTATTCTTAAATCCTTATAAACTAAATATTTTAGGCATAATCTCTCTTCAATGTTTTTTGCATATTCATACAGTTCTTCAAAACTCATTATATTTTTATCCCTATCTTTAACTACTAACCATCCCAAATTTATTAAATATAATGCCTCAACTAATGACAGTATTAAAAAATTTCCCTCAACATTTCCATACTGCCTCGATGATAGTTTAGATATGCCATTTTTATCAAAAATTAATACTCTATCTCCATCTAAAATTCCTACAATTTTTTTTCCCACGAATCCCACCAATTAAAATTATTTGAAAAATTATTTAATAATACAACCTAATTTATATTAAAAACGATATTTATATAATACTGTATATTGAGGTGAATGCATGATAATACATCCGAGACCTTCTCCTATTGCTGCGGCTATGTATCAACTTAGAGACATTGGAGTTGATGCTATAATTATACACGGACCAAGTGGATGTTGTTTTAGAACTGCGAGGCTGTTAGAGTTAGATGGCGTTAGAGTATTTACAAGTAACATAGATGAAAATGCCATTGTTTTTGGTGCTTCTGAAAATTTAAAAGAGGTTTTAGATTATGCAGTAGAATACTTAAAAAATAAGTTAAATAAAGAAAAGCCTTTAATTGGTATTGTGGGGACTTGTGTTAGTATGATTATTGGAGAAAACTTGGAGGAATTTGCCAACTATGAAAAGGCAACAGTAATTCCTGTAGAAGTTCATAGTGGTTTTGGAGATAATACTGTTGGGGCTATAAAGGCAATGGAATCTGCCCTAAAATTAGGAATAATCGATGAGGATGAATTTAAAAGGCAGAAATATTTATTAAAAAAAGCAACAGAAATTGAAAAAAGTAGAGGAATGGCTAAGAGAGAGTATATAAAACCAACGTATGAAGATGATACTGAGGAAGTTATTAATTTATTAAAATCTATGAAAAATAAAGATACAAAAATAGCTTGTGTATTAAATGCTAAAAAAGAGACTGCCTATTTATTTGTCCATCCTCTAATTGTGTTAAATAAATATTTTAACTGCGTAAATATTGCAAACTTAGATGAAAATAAGGGGCTTAAAAAAATTAGAAATGATGCAAAAAATATATTAAAAAGATTCACTCCAGATTATATTACTGGTGGATTAGATGAGTATCCAATAACTGGAGAAAAAGTTGTTGAGATATTAAATAACTTAGATGATATTGATTTAATAGTAGTTTCTGGAGTTCCTCATGCCTTACCAATTGAAAATTTAAAAAAGGATATTATTAAAATAGCTATAAGTGATGGTCCGAGGACATACTATCCTATAAAAGAACTTTATGACTATGCAATCGTTGAATTTGACGCTCATGCTAAAGTTTTAGGTAAAAGGGATATTGTTAAATCAAGATTTGGAGAAATTTTAGAGCATGAATTAAAATAAGATAAAAATAACAACAATAAATATAAATTATAGAATCAACATTTAACTAATAATTAAAATAAATTTAAATGGTGAAACTATGGACGAGCCATGGGTAGAAAAGTATAGACCAAAAACTTTGGATGAGATTGTTGGACAAGAGGAAATAGTAAAGAGATTAAAAAAATATGTTGAAAAAAAGAGCATGCCCCATCTTTTGTTTAGCGGACCACCAGGAGTTGGAAAGTGCTTAACAGGAGATACAAAAGTTATTGTAAATGGGGAGATTAGAGAGATTGGAGAAGTTGTTGATGAAATAAGCAATGGAAAATTTGGAGCAACTTTATCTAATAATATAAAAGTTTTAGGAGTTGATGAAGAAGGAAAAGTTAGAGAATTTAATGTGCAGTATGTGTATAAAGATAAAACCAATGCTTTAATAAAAATAAAAACTAAGATGGGTAGAGAATTAAAAGTAACAACCTACCATCCTCTACTAATAAACAACAAAAATGGAGAAATAAAATGGGAAAAGGCAGAAAATTTAAAGGTTGGAGATAAGTTAGCAACACCAAGATATGTAGTTTTTGATAATAATAAAGATAATGAAAACATTGATTTAGTTAGATGGATTGCCTATTATGTAGCAGAAGGATATATTAAAGATGATAAGATTATCTTCACCCACAATGATAAAAAAATTATAAATAAGTTCTTAGAACTTACAAAAAGTTTATTTAAGGATGCTAAGATAATAGAGGAAGATAATTGTATAACAATAATTTCAAAAGAGGCATTAGAAGTAATTAAAAAATATAATTTAGCCAATAAAAGGATTCCAAATAATGTTATGAATAGTGATGCTTTAAAAGTATTTTTAGATGCTTATATTGAATGTGACGGAATCAAAAAGGATAATAAAATAATATTACCTACAACAAATAAAGATTTTGCAGAAGAATTAAGTTATGCACTATTAAAATATGGTGTTATCGTTAAATTGGAAAAAGTAAATAATATTTATAAAATAATAATTTCCGAAGAAATTTCTGATAAAATAATTGTAGATGTAGAAAAAATAAATTATATCTGTGAAAAGTTGGGAATTAAAAATGTTAAATTAAAAAGCAATATTTTAGGCTATAATGAATGTAGAAAATTGTGTAATGCTATTTTAAATAGGATATATAACCAGTTAGATAAAATTAGAGATTTAGATAAAATTAGAGATAACAAATTGTTAGATTGTATAGGATATTTATTATTCTTAGTATCTAATGAAATCTATTGGGATGAAATTGTTGAAATTGAGCAATTATATGGAGACTTTATAATCTATGATTTACATGTTCCAAAATATCACAACTTTGTTGGAGGTAATTTACCAACTATATTGCATAATACAACCGCGGCTTTATGTTTAGCAAGAGATTTATTTGGAGAAAATTGGAGGGAGAACTTTTTAGAGCTCAATGCATCTGTTTCTAAGGATACTCCAATATTGGTAAAAATTAATGGAGTAACTAAAAGAACAACCTTTGCAGAGTTGGATAAAATTTATTTCAAAGAGGAAGATGAGGAATATAAAGATGTGAATAACTTAGAAGTTTTAACCGTTGATGATAATTATAAAGTAAGATGGGCAAAGGTCTCAAAGATAATAAGGCATAAAGTGGAAAAAATATTGAAAGTTTATCTCGAAGGAGGAGCAGTTTTAGAATTAACTGGAAACCATGCTATAATGATGCTTAGTGAAAATGGATTAATAACTAAAAAAGCAAGTGATATCAAAGTAGGTGACTTTTTATTGAGTTTTACTGCAAATATTGAGGGAGATTTGGAAAATATAAATAGTAATATTTCAACTCTAATAACTAAAAATAAAAGAATTTCAGACATTATTTATCAAATGCCAATTGATAAAAGAATAAAATACTTAAAAGAGTTATTTGACTGTAAGGGAAAATTAGATATAATTAAAGTTCCTACAATTTCAAAAGATTTGAGTATTGATATAGTTTGGTTATCAAGAATTTCTGGATTTGAAAGCTATATGAATAAGATTATATTAAAGAACAATTTGAAGAAAAGTGATTTATTGCCAGCAAATATAATTATAAAATTGCTGAAAAAAATTGAAGATAAAATAAATGGAAATTGGAGATATGTTTTAAGGCATCAACTTTATGAGAAAAAAGAGAGAGTTTCTAAGATATTAATTAGAGAAATCCTAAAAATGATAAATAAGGAAGAATTAAGCGAAGAAGAATTAAACATATACTATCTATTACATAAATTGGCTTATACTGATTTACATGCATTAAAAGTTAAAAAAATTGAAATTATTGATTATAACGACTATGTATATGATGTTAGTGTCCCAAATAATGAAATGTTCTTTGCTGGAAATGTCCCAATTTTATTACATAACTCTGATGAGAGAGGGATAGATGTTATCAGGACAAAAGTAAAAGAATTTGCAAGAACTAAGCCAATCGGAGACATACCATTTAAGATAATATTCTTAGATGAAAGTGATGCTTTAACAGCAGATGCTCAAAACGCTTTAAGAAGAATTATGGAGAAATACTCAAATGTTTGTAGGTTTATACTATCCTGTAATTATCCAAGTAAAATTATTCCTCCAATTCAATCAAGGTGTGCAGTTTTCAGGTTCTCTCCACTTAAAAAAGAAGATATTGCAAAAAAATTAAAGGAGATTGCTGAAAAGGAGAATTTAAAATTAACTGAGAGTGGATTAG from Methanocaldococcus lauensis encodes the following:
- a CDS encoding replication factor C small subunit produces the protein MDEPWVEKYRPKTLDEIVGQEEIVKRLKKYVEKKSMPHLLFSGPPGVGKCLTGDTKVIVNGEIREIGEVVDEISNGKFGATLSNNIKVLGVDEEGKVREFNVQYVYKDKTNALIKIKTKMGRELKVTTYHPLLINNKNGEIKWEKAENLKVGDKLATPRYVVFDNNKDNENIDLVRWIAYYVAEGYIKDDKIIFTHNDKKIINKFLELTKSLFKDAKIIEEDNCITIISKEALEVIKKYNLANKRIPNNVMNSDALKVFLDAYIECDGIKKDNKIILPTTNKDFAEELSYALLKYGVIVKLEKVNNIYKIIISEEISDKIIVDVEKINYICEKLGIKNVKLKSNILGYNECRKLCNAILNRIYNQLDKIRDLDKIRDNKLLDCIGYLLFLVSNEIYWDEIVEIEQLYGDFIIYDLHVPKYHNFVGGNLPTILHNTTAALCLARDLFGENWRENFLELNASVSKDTPILVKINGVTKRTTFAELDKIYFKEEDEEYKDVNNLEVLTVDDNYKVRWAKVSKIIRHKVEKILKVYLEGGAVLELTGNHAIMMLSENGLITKKASDIKVGDFLLSFTANIEGDLENINSNISTLITKNKRISDIIYQMPIDKRIKYLKELFDCKGKLDIIKVPTISKDLSIDIVWLSRISGFESYMNKIILKNNLKKSDLLPANIIIKLLKKIEDKINGNWRYVLRHQLYEKKERVSKILIREILKMINKEELSEEELNIYYLLHKLAYTDLHALKVKKIEIIDYNDYVYDVSVPNNEMFFAGNVPILLHNSDERGIDVIRTKVKEFARTKPIGDIPFKIIFLDESDALTADAQNALRRIMEKYSNVCRFILSCNYPSKIIPPIQSRCAVFRFSPLKKEDIAKKLKEIAEKENLKLTESGLDAIIYVSEGDLRKAINVLQTAAALSNVIDDEIIYKVSSRARPEEVKKMMELALEGKFMEARDLLYKLMVEWGMSGEDILNQMFREINNLNIDERKKVELADYIGETDFRIVEGANERIQLSSLLAKMALLGKK
- the comC gene encoding L-sulfolactate dehydrogenase, giving the protein MVILKPENERKLIIDILKKFGVPEEDAKITADVFVDADLKGFTSHGIGRFPQYITALKLGNINPKPNIKIIKESPSTAVVDGDFGLGQVVGKKAMELAIEKAKNVGVGVVATKNANHFGIAGYYSELAMNQDMIGITITNTEPAMAPFGGKEKILGTNPIAIAFKGNKYKFSLDMATASIARGKILEALRKNIKIPEGCAVDKDGKITTDPAKALEGCILPFGGPKGFGLALAIEMLSAIGGAEVGTKVRGTANPYEKCSKGDLFIVINPEFFVGKEEFKKKVDELLEEIKTSEPAEGFEILIPGEIEERNKMKRKNGFEIDENLYNQLKEICDELGLNIKDYIE
- the cfbD gene encoding Ni-sirohydrochlorin a,c-diamide reductive cyclase catalytic subunit — translated: MIIHPRPSPIAAAMYQLRDIGVDAIIIHGPSGCCFRTARLLELDGVRVFTSNIDENAIVFGASENLKEVLDYAVEYLKNKLNKEKPLIGIVGTCVSMIIGENLEEFANYEKATVIPVEVHSGFGDNTVGAIKAMESALKLGIIDEDEFKRQKYLLKKATEIEKSRGMAKREYIKPTYEDDTEEVINLLKSMKNKDTKIACVLNAKKETAYLFVHPLIVLNKYFNCVNIANLDENKGLKKIRNDAKNILKRFTPDYITGGLDEYPITGEKVVEILNNLDDIDLIVVSGVPHALPIENLKKDIIKIAISDGPRTYYPIKELYDYAIVEFDAHAKVLGKRDIVKSRFGEILEHELK
- the endA gene encoding tRNA-intron lyase codes for the protein MGKKIVGILDGDRVLIFDKNGISKLSSRQYGNVEGNFLILSLVEALYLINLGWLVVKDRDKNIMSFEELYEYAKNIEERLCLKYLVYKDLRIRGYIVKTGLKYGADFRLYEKGANIEKEHSVYLVKVFTEDSSILLNELTGFVRVAHSVRKKLLIAIVDADGDIVYYKMDFVKP